A genome region from Coffea arabica cultivar ET-39 chromosome 7e, Coffea Arabica ET-39 HiFi, whole genome shotgun sequence includes the following:
- the LOC113701238 gene encoding phospho-2-dehydro-3-deoxyheptonate aldolase 2, chloroplastic-like, giving the protein MALSNTSALASKSLLPSYNQPHQPSLAFLLPSSTANSLPQPKIRHPISAVHASEPAKTPVTSTAATKAAPSVAARPGKWSVDSWKTKKALQLPEYPNQEELKSVLEIIEAYPPLVFAGEARNLEEKLAEAALGNAFLLQGGDCAESFKEFNANNTRDTFRILLQMSVVLMFGGQMPVIKVGRMAGQFAKPRSDPFEEKDGVKLPSYKGDNINGDAFDEKSRLPDPQRLIRAYCQSAATLNLLRAFATGGYAAMQRVTEWNLDFVEHSEQGDRYQELAHRVDEALGFMAAAGLTIDHPIMSSTEFWTSHECLLLPYEQALTREDSTSGLFYDCSAHMLWVGERTRQLDGAHVEFLRGVANPLGIKVSQKMDPKELVNIIEILNPMNKPGRITVIVRMGAENMRVKLAHLIRAVRGAGQIVTWVCDPMHGNTIKAPCGLKTRAFDAILAEVRAFFDVHEQEGSHPGGVHLEMTGQNVTECIGGSRTVTYDDLSSRYHTHCDPRLNASQSLELAFIIAERLRKRRIGTQRLLSLSM; this is encoded by the exons ATGGCTTTATCAAACACCTCAGCTTTAGCTTCAAAATCACTTCTTCCCTCCTACAACCAACCCCATCAGCCCAGTTTAGCTTTCCTCCTCCCAAGCTCCACCGCCAACAGCCTCCCGCAACCCAAAATCCGCCACCCCATTTCTGCCGTTCACGCGTCGGAGCCAGCTAAGACCCCTGTTACATCCACTGCTGCTACCAAGGCTGCGCCATCTGTGGCGGCTAGACCAGGGAAATGGAGTGTGGATAGCTGGAAAACCAAGAAGGCTTTGCAGCTGCCTGAGTACCCAAATCAAGAAGAGTTGAAATCGGTTCTTGAAATTATTGAGGCTTATCCTCCATTGGTCTTTGCTGGTGAAGCTAGGAATTTGGAGGAGAAGCTTGCTGAGGCTGCGTTGGGGAATGCTTTCTTGTTGCAAGGTGGGGATTGTGCTGAGAGCTTCAAGGAGTTTAATGCTAATAATACACGGGATACTTTCAGAATTCTTCTTCAGATGAGTGTTGTTCTCATGTTTGGTGGTCAAATGCCTGTGATTAAG GTTGGAAGAATGGCGGGACAGTTTGCAAAACCAAGGTCAGACCCTTTTGAAGAGAAGGATGGTGTAAAGCTGCCTAGTTATAAGGGAGACAATATCAACGGTGATGCTTTTGATGAGAAATCGAGACTTCCAGATCCTCAGAGATTGATAAGGGCCTACTGCCAATCTGCTGCAACTCTCAATCTTCTAAGGGCCTTTGCTACTGGTGGTTATGCTGCAATGCAGAGGGTCACGGAGTGGAATCTTGATTTTGTGGAGCACAGTGAACAGGGAGATAG GTATCAAGAACTGGCTCACAGGGTTGATGAAGCCTTAGGGTTCATGGCTGCTGCCGGACTTACTATTGACCACCCTATCATGTCATCAACTGAATTTTGGACATCCCACGAATGCTTACTATTACCTTATGAGCAAGCACTTACCAGGGAGGATTCAACTTCTGGACTTTTCTATGATTGCTCTGCTCACATGCTCTGGGTTGGAGAGCGCACAAGGCAACTGGATGGTGCCCACGTAGAATTTTTAAGAGGAGTTGCTAATCCTCTTGGCATTAAG GTGAGCCAGAAGATGGATCCAAAGGAGCTAGTTAACATCATTGAGATTCTAAATCCAATGAACAAGCCGGGAAGAATTACTGTAATTGTTAGGATGGGTGCAGAGAATATGAGGGTTAAACTTGCCCATTTGATCAGGGCTGTTCGTGGAGCCGGGCAGATTGTCACTTGGGTCTGTGATCCTATGCATGGGAACACAATCAAGGCACCCTGCGGACTAAAAACTCGTGCTTTTGATGCAATATTG GCTGAGGTTCGAGCATTCTTTGACGTGCACGAGCAAGAAGGGAGCCACCCAGGGGGAGTTCACCTGGAAATGACAGGGCAGAATGTGACGGAGTGTATTGGGGGGTCAAGGACGGTAACATATGATGACCTGAGCTCTCGCTACCACACACATTGTGACCCACGACTTAATGCTTCTCAGTCTCTGGAACTCGCATTCATTATAGCTGAAAGGTTAAGAAAAAGAAGGATTGGAACTCAGCGTCTGCTCTCCTTGAGCATGTAA
- the LOC113701582 gene encoding uncharacterized protein: protein MGIVYDNWERLVDATLRREELRMSALRTPTDPSSASPWPSPSPSPSPFHFSVLPGNNGYSAAAASRSEELYLRGDLGFPQFKDFLFFTAQACNEKLHDDRYVAWEQRLGKFTRSSASQKTCTRRLHSQKMQGFQVRLRQVISQLRWIWLPCGDRRR from the exons ATGGGTATAGTTTACGACAACTGGGAAAGGTTGGTGGATGCCACGCTGCGCCGAGAGGAGCTCCGGATGAGTGCTCTAAGAACTCCCACCGATCCTTCTTCAGCATCGCCATGGCCGTCGCCATCGCCATCGCCGTCACCATTCCATTTTAGCGTTTTGCCGG GGAACAATGGATACTCAGCAGCAGCAGCTAGTAGGAGTGAGGAGTTATACCTGAGGGGAGATCTCGGCTTTCCACAATTTAaggattttctctttttcacaGCTCAAGCTTGCAATGAGAAACTTCACGATGATCGATATGTTGCTTGGGAGCAGCGACTTGGGAAGTTTACACGAAGTTCGGCTTCGCAAAAAACCTGCACCAGAAGACTGCATTCTCAAAAGATGCAGGGATTTCAGGTGAGACTGAGACAGGTAATCTCTCAGCTGCGTTGGATTTGGTTACCCTGTGGCGACCGCCGCAGATGA
- the LOC113701272 gene encoding uncharacterized protein, whose product MSLASRNLLTSPNSRINTTINTSKTHLRNPRLPLLSYPKPFLNPSRFHAQKPHFLKFATFIPPIQNHTWSIQVKSLDLDGTVGEESRSENPANWDVNFDAFLSILEFFCLVSSIAISGILAVNSGFLGGQRMVFQWLGEKGMVWQCVVLVAGVLVGAVIRRRQWRRICQAKYFSRPVNLVERIEKLEEDFKSSATVIRALSRQLEKLGIRFRVFRKALKEPIAETAALAQKNSEATRALAIQEDILEKELGEIQKVLLAMQEQQQKQLELILAIAKSGKLWDTKREENHGNNTPAASNSVVDGVQQLGKNQIQAVAGQKESNNDNM is encoded by the exons ATGTCACTGGCATCAAGAAACCTATTGACTAGCCCAAATTCCCGAATCAACACTACAATCAACACCTCCAAAACCCATCTCAGAAACCCGAGACTTCCCCTTTTATCGTATCCAAAACCCTTCTTAAACCCCTCAAGATTCCATGCTCAAAAACCCCATTTCCTGAAGTTTGCTACATTTATACCACCAATCCAGAACCATACCTGGTCCATCCAGGTTAAGTCCTTGGACTTAGATGGAACTGTAGGGGAAGAAAGCCGAAGTGAGAATCCTGCCAACTGGGATGTCAATTTTGAtgcatttctttcaattttggaGTTTTTCTGCTTGGTTTCGTCCATCGCGATTTCGGGCATTTTAGCCGTGAATTCTGGATTTTTGGGCGGTCAAAGGATGGTTTTTCAGTGGTTGGGAGAGAAGGGGATGGTGTGGCAATGTGTGGTTTTGGTTGCTGGAGTTTTGGTTGGGGCGGTTATTCGGAGGAGGCAATGGAGGAGGATTTGTCAAGCGAAGTATTTCTCGAGGCCGGTGAATTTAGTGGAGAGAATTGAGAAATTAGAGGAGGACTTCAAGAGCTCGGCTACAGTTATCCGGGCTTTGTCTAGGCAGCTTGAGAAGCTTGGAATCCGATTTCGGGTTTTTAGGAAGGCCTTGAAAGAGCCCATTGCTGAG ACTGCTGCATTGGCCCAAAAGAACTCTGAGGCAACTAGAGCGTTGGCCATTCAAGAGGACATTCTGGAGAAGGAGCTTGGTGAAATTCAAAAGGTTCTGCTGGCAATGCAG GAGCAGCAACAAAAACAACTGGAACTCATCCTTGCAATTGCAAAAAGTGGAAAATTATGGGATACCAAGCGGGAAGAGAATCATGGAAATAATACACCTGCTGCATCTAATTCAGTTGTTGACGGTGTCCAACAGTTGGGGAAAAACCAAATCCAAGCCGTGGCTGGTCAGAAAGAGAGCAACAATGATAATATGTAG